A window of the Leishmania infantum JPCM5 genome chromosome 18 genome harbors these coding sequences:
- the RAB7 gene encoding putative rab7 GTP binding protein, giving the protein MSMKRQLLKIIILGDSGVGKTSLMHQYVNHIFDNRYKATIGADFLSKDVEVNGRVVTLQIWDTAGQERFQSLGSAFYRGADACILVFDVTQQESFAHVGSWLEEFSIQAGRRDSVLVGNKTDLEDRRQVASKTVQAWCAKQNAEAANANNGAGAGAGDSAAPEMKYFETSAKDNAGVEEAFIAVVQLALARKATVEEATPMPQTVNLSQAQQEQAPSSSACSC; this is encoded by the coding sequence ATGTCGATGAAGCGGCAGTTGCTGAAGATCATCATCCtgggcgacagcggcgtcggcaagACGTCGCTCATGCATCAGTACGTGAACCACATATTTGACAACCGCTACAAGGCAACCATCGGCGCTGACTTCCTTTCGAAGGACGTGGAGGTGAACGGGCGCGTGGTAACGCTGCAGATCTGGGACACAGCCGGGCAGGAGCGGTTCCAGTCGCTCGGCTCCGCCTTCTACCGTGGTGCAGACGCTTGCATCCTTGTCTTTGACGTGACGCAGCAGGAGTCTTTTGCGCATGTTGGCTCGTGGCTGGAGGAGTTCAGCATCCAGGCGGGCCGCCGTGACAGCGTGCTGGTGGGCAACAAGACGGACCTGGAGGATCGGCGCCAGGTCGCCAGTAAGACAGTGCAAGCGTGGTGCGCGAAGCAGAACGCGGAGGCCGCTAATGCGAACAacggcgcaggtgccggcGCGGGTGATAGTGCGGCGCCAGAGATGAAGTACTTCGAGACTTCCGCGAAGGATAACGCCGGCGTCGAGGAAGCCTTCATTGCTGTGGTACAGCTGGCGCTGGCCAGGAAGGCAACGGTTGAGGAGGCGACACCGATGCCGCAGACGGTGAACCTGAGCCAAGCCcagcaggagcaggcacCCAGTtcctccgcctgcagctgctaA
- a CDS encoding putative dolichyl-P-Man:GDP-ManGlcNAc2-PP-dolichyl beta-1,4-mannosyltransferase — translation MFQYEDLVWLISFPLACAIMLWFSLDLAVLVRVGGGRRRRANARRAIERLITSSPVLTTASVVQSPSPVSTPDTDRPSRRRSSSASPEHACMDGLGSSSGNEEGHGVKHRAASAGAAGTPTAGTIPCHQQRVRQVVVPAAFRIATRAVVRRAVVLVGGDFARSPRMQYHAASLARSGLFDEVLLVGLDYGNQLSEDLLMSGEPQPERFVSWDGPATPKGMEHAVFDVQARLESPEPRPGCGCIVSTQYLIAPPSPPEWLQTVFPLIHLHWVVCTLYRVVTLTGLFFFQTMCATATRINEHGQLLVTDLILIQTPPAVPFVLLVKYLVCPLAFVYNMLLYYGVVVPAAWMNPSAMRDVRQQCKLQSLRFTDAMGRSDDGRRRPLAILHGLAHASLSGKRRWVFYPAIVVDWHNFGHTILAQNQRPTAAVKVYKLLEMHMCAGHVNVTVSQAMRRALEHAYPWLRSESAITTAAAVQPHCSASAAASASLQSEGAPSVAAVSPSAVTVLYDVAPSFFRPVQRSRCVRDVLERLLLRHRAVNPSPPLASAFPLAKDAGNGAAYALVSKADLEEMGWGIAGPPAWVYADAAAESVAASALATPAAAPATMAAVSRRGIMVVGSTSWTEDDDYSMLIQALQRLDHRLRHEVSYGSSNGEGSLSASSGPADLWVLITGKGDARQRFEDAVRVAKLSSHVVVSTYYAQSYQEYSLLLGAADVGLCLHFSSSGLDLPMKGVDMLGAGLPIMVMQYPAIGELIGGVTRVLATQAMRLRNGAAGAQGSPRVSGGYAKAVQPTLHECERGWSFCNDADLEFLLSSFIGLPSTSESVGDGASSLSRSPPTPLSVMKRRAYEARLRAQTWEENWRRVLLPVLKQVV, via the coding sequence ATGTTTCAATATGAAGACCTCGTGTGGCTCATCAGCTTCCCGCTGGCGTGCGCCATCATGCTGTGGTTCTCGCTTGATTTAGCCGTTCTGGTGCGagtcggcggtggccggcgaAGACGTGCCAACGCGCGTCGCGCGATCGAAAGGCTTATCACGAGCAGTCCGGTCTTGACGACTGCGTCCGTGGTACAGTCACCGTCGCCCGTCTCTACCCCCGACACCGATCGCCCCTCTCGGCGACGTAGCAGCAGTGCCTCGCCAGAGCACGCGTGCATGGACGGACTcggtagcagcagcggcaacgaggAGGGGCATGGGGTGAAGCACCGCGCGGCATCGGCAGGAGCTGCCGGCACCCCAACAGCAGGAACAATCCCATGCCACCAACAGCGTGTGCGGCAGGTGGTTGTCCCCGCGGCGTTCCGCATTGCTACACGGGCTGTGGTGCGCCGTGCCGTTGTtctcgtcggcggcgactTTGCGCGATCGCCGCGGATGCAGTACCACGCGGCGAGTCTGGCGCGCAGCGGTCTCTTcgacgaggtgctgctggtcgGGCTTGATTACGGAAATCAGCTTAGCGAGGACCTTCTCATGAGTGGGGAGCCGCAACCGGAGCGCTTCGTCAGCTGGGATGGCCCGGCAACGCCGAAAGGGATGGAGCACGCAGTGTTCGACGTGCAAGCTCGACTCGAATCGCCAGAGCCTCGACCAGGTTGTGGCTGCATTGTGTCAACGCAGTACTTGATAGCACCCCCGTCGCCTCCTGAGTGGTTGCAGACGGTGTTCCCCTTGATCCACTTGCACTGGGTTGTGTGCACACTCTACCGCGTCGTAACGCTCACCggtctctttttctttcaaACCATGTGCGCCACAGCCACCCGAATCAACGAGCATGGACAACTCCTAGTCACGGACCTCATCCTCATccagacgccgccggcggtccccttcgtcctcctcgtgAAGTATCTCGTGTGCCCCTTGGCGTTCGTGTACAACATGCTTCTCTACTACggcgtggtggtgccggcCGCCTGGATGAACCCCAGTGCGATGCGGGACGTCCGGCAGCAATGTAAGTTGCAGTCGCTACGCTTCACCGACGCCATGGGGCGCTCAGACGACGGTCGACGACGCCCCTTAGCGATCTTGCACGGACTCGCGCATGCCTCGCTTTCGGGGAAGCGCAGGTGGGTATTCTACCCCGCCATCGTGGTGGACTGGCACAACTTTGGCCACACAATCCTGGCGCAGAACCAGCGGCCCACCGCGGCGGTAAAGGTGTACAAACTGCTTGAGATGCACATGTGCGCCGGCCATGTCAATGTGACAGTGAGTCAGGCGATGCGCCGCGCTCTGGAGCATGCCTACCCGTGGCTGAGGTCTGAGTCTGCCATCACAacggctgcagctgtgcagcCCCACTGTAGCGCCTCGGCAGCTGCCTCCGCAAGCTTGCAGTCCGAGGGTGCACCGTCAGTagcagcggtgtcgccgaGCGCAGTGACAGTGCTGTACGACGTGGCGCCCTCTTTTTTCCGTCctgtgcagcgcagccggtGTGTGCGGGATGTCTtggagcgcctgctgctgcggcaccgcgccgTCAACCcgtctccccctctcgcATCCGCTTTTCCTCTCGCGAAGGacgccggcaacggcgccgcgtACGCCCTTGTAAGCAAGGCGGACCTAGAAGAGATGGGGTGGGGCATCGCGGGGCCGCCAGCGTGGGTGTACgcggacgccgcggcagagtCGGtagccgcctccgccctcgccaccccggcagccgcgccagcgacgatggcggcggttTCACGGCGAGGCATCATGGTTGTCGGGTCGACGAGCTGGACAGAGGACGACGACTACTCGATGCTCATTCAAGCCCTCCAGCGGCTGGACCACCGCCTTCGGCACGAAGTCAGCTACGGCAGTAGCAACGGGGAAGGTAGCCTtagcgccagcagcggacCTGCGGACCTCTGGGTGCTGATCACCGGGAAAGGAGATGCCCGGCAGCGTTTCGAGGATGCCGTGCGCGTCGCCAAGCTGTCGTCGCACGTGGTGGTGAGCACTTACTACGCGCAGTCCTATCAGGAGTACAGCCTCctgctcggcgccgccgacgtcggcCTCTGCCTGCACTTTTCCTCCAGTGGGCTGGACCTGCCCATGAAGGGAGTGGACATGTTAGGTGCAGGGCTTCCAATCATGGTCATGCAGTACCCTGCCATTGGCGAGCTCATTGGCGGCGTAACGCGGGTGCTGGCGACgcaggcgatgcggctgcgaAACGGTGCGGCGGGTGCTCAGGGATCCCCACGGGTCAGCGGCGGCTACGCGAAGGCAGTACAACCGACCCTGCACGAATGCGAGCGAGGATGGTCGTTTTGCAACGACGCCGATCTTGAGTTCTTGCTATCCAGCTTTATCGGCTTGCCCTCCACCAGTGAgagcgtcggcgacggcgccagtAGCCTGTCGcggtcgccgccgacgccgctgtcggtgATGAAGCGGCGAGCCTACGAGGCGCGACTGCGCGCTCAAACGTGGGAGGAGAACTGGAGGCGAGTGCTCCTGCCAGTGCTTAAGCAAGTGGTATAG
- a CDS encoding actin related protein 2/3 complex, putative (arpc1) — protein MVSVCCVTCVTSDGDSGTTVPRLVPASPPPPPLAALAFSHDGTRAAYAVRRGKALPRYGEREDACSIFIASTNTPAHCASSTSSGPGAAVAPFAQWTMLQVLTGSHDAPITALAWCQRTGALLSTSADRGACVWVPRAGAAAAKEANSAAAVEGGSVNLPAAVAADVPFCAVPQLVILSTEVRLCPTCVAWSAEGTKLYIGTSGGTVAVGRYDARHKWWICRLLSDHRRTTFVDPSVETAAPSSARACSVTALAAHPVENTRLAVARLDGTVQVLSTHIKSVDGALGSSGQGTSGSNAGATAKPFHHVYLSHLLPCWVHGVAWSPSGQQLAVVGHDSGLHTWDWGPVRSSSAGGERSSNDDCSGAGSGKCEAVHTVTWLRQLPLLRCEFASEDVLVAVGFEGRLHAFESTAASAQPGFQRQRTWKLMPEHAATQRTEGSAQLLRRETAHVAANDREKTAAACGRHNLPSQRATAAAKHVVTLEGQQPPARIVGESQAAVDGALVAKSVRQVALDFFERGRAAAAADAVVATSTRGRSSVPGAHSSTENNAADHATGAARQQVTESPPHTSLISLLVRIPSGEKSTAAEPMDVNFVSAGHDSRVHLWRVRHTTLARSKGVPVSPDG, from the coding sequence ATGGTGTCGGTGTGCTGCGTTACCTGTGTCACTTCGGATGGCGACAGCGGGACTACGGTGCCTCGACTGGTGCccgcgtcaccaccaccgccgccgcttgccGCGCTTGCCTTCAGCCATGACGGTACGCGGGCGGCCTACGCGGTGCGTCGCGGGAAGGCTCTTCCACGATATGGCGAACGTGAGGATGCGTGCTCTATCTTCATCGCCAGCACAAACACTCCGGCGCATTGCGCGTCCAGCACTTCGAGCGgccccggcgccgctgtcgctccCTTCGCGCAGTGGACGATGCTGCAGGTGCTTACCGGCAGTCACGACGCGCCCATCACCGCGTTGGCATGGTGCCAGCGCACAGGCGCCCTCCTCTCTACCAGTGCAGATCGCGGCGCCTGTGTCTGGGTGCCgcgtgcgggtgctgctgctgcaaagGAAGCGaacagtgctgctgctgtcgaggGTGGAAGCGTGAACCTTCCTGCGGCTGTCGCAGCAGATGTGCCGTTTtgtgcggtgccgcagctggtcATACTGAGCACCGAGGTGCGCCTGTGTCCGACCTGTGTGGCGTGGAGCGCGGAAGGGACGAAACTGTACATCGGCACCTctggcggcaccgtcgccgttgGCCGCTACGACGCGCGGCATAAGTGGTGGatctgccgcctcctcagcgATCATCGCCGCACTACGTTTGTTGACCCATCAGTTGAGACCGCGGCACCAtcgtcggcgcgcgcgtgctcggTCACGGCACTGGCGGCACATCCTGTCGAGAACACGAGACTTGCTGTAGCGCGCCTTGATGGCACGGTGCAAGTCCTCTCTACACACATCAAGAGCGTGGATGGAGCGCTGGGCAGCTCTGGACAAGGTACAAGTGGCAGCAACGCGGGTGCAACTGCGAAGCCTTTCCATCACGTGTACCTATCGCACCTCCTACCTTGCTGGGTGCACGGAGTGGCCTGGAGCCCGTCGgggcagcagctggcagTGGTGGGTCATGACAGCGGTCTCCATACGTGGGACTGGGGTCCTGTGCGATCCTCGTCAGCGGGAggggagcgcagcagcaatgACGACTGCTCCGGTGCTGGCTCTGGCAAGTGTGAAGCAGTGCACACAGTGACGTGGCTTcgtcagctgccgctgctccgaTGCGAGTTCGCTTCGGAAGACGTACTCGTGGCAGTCGGATTCGAGGGACGTCTGCACGCCTTCGAGTCGactgcagcgtcagcgcaGCCGGGATTCCAGAGGCAGCGAACGTGGAAGCTGATGCCGGAGCACGCGGCGACGCAACGGACGGAGGgctcggcgcagctgctgcgccgtgaaACAGCGCATGTGGCTGCCAACGACagagagaagacggcggcCGCTTGCGGCCGGCACAATCTGCCTTCGCAGAgagctactgctgctgccaagCACGTCGTCACTCTTGAGGGTcagcagccgccagcgcgaaTTGTGGGCGAGTCGCAGGCCGCCGTCGATGGGGCTCTAGTAGCCAAGTCGGTGCGTCAAGTGGCATTGGACTTCTTCGAGCGCGgccgtgcggcggcagctgccgatGCTGTTGTGGCGACATCCACCCGCGGGCGGTCCTCGGTACCAGGTGCGCATAGCTCGACAGAGAACAACGCAGCGGATCACGCGACGGGTGCGGCACGGCAACAGGTCACCGAGAGTCCTCCACACACATCGCTCATTAGCCTGCTGGTGCGCATTCCATCGGGCGAAAAATCTACCGCCGCTGAGCCGATGGACGTCAACTTCGTGTCAGCCGGGCACGACAGTCGCGTGCACCTCTGGCGAGTGCGCCACACGACCCTAGCTCGCAGTAAGGGCGTGCCCGTGTCCCCTGATGGGTGA